In one Bordetella pertussis 18323 genomic region, the following are encoded:
- the radA gene encoding DNA repair protein RadA produces MAKSRTIYVCAECGGTSLKWQGKCPHCSAWNTLEETVESAAPSAGGHRYAPLAAASPVRSLSEIEARETPRQPTGLDEFDRVLGGGLVAGAVVLIGGDPGIGKSTLLLQALASLSATTKVLYVTGEESAEQVALRARRLGLQTGNVDLLAEIRLEAIQAAVSEQKPTVAVIDSIQTLYSGELTAAPGSVSQVRECAAQLTRLAKQTGIAIVMIGHVTKDGALAGPRVLEHIVDTVLYFEGDTHSSFRLVRAFKNRFGAVNELGVFAMTDRGLRGVANPSALFLSQHQQQVAGSCVLATQEGTRPLLVEVQALVDTSHAPNPRRLTVGLEGNRLAMLLAVMHRHAGVSTYDQDVFVNAVGGVRITEPAADLPVLLAIMSSLRDKPLPAGLVAFGEIGLAGEIRPAPRGQERLREAAKLGFSVALIPKANAPRQPIEGLEIWAVDRLDAALDKLR; encoded by the coding sequence ATGGCGAAATCCCGAACCATCTATGTCTGCGCCGAATGCGGCGGCACCAGCCTCAAGTGGCAAGGCAAGTGCCCGCACTGCTCGGCCTGGAATACCCTGGAAGAAACCGTGGAGTCCGCCGCGCCCTCGGCCGGCGGGCATCGCTACGCGCCCCTGGCGGCAGCCAGCCCGGTGCGCAGCTTGTCCGAAATCGAAGCGCGCGAGACGCCGCGCCAGCCCACCGGGCTGGACGAGTTCGACCGCGTGCTGGGCGGCGGGCTGGTCGCCGGCGCGGTGGTGCTGATCGGCGGCGACCCCGGCATCGGCAAGTCCACGCTGCTGCTGCAGGCGCTGGCCTCGCTGTCGGCCACGACCAAGGTGTTGTACGTCACCGGTGAAGAGTCGGCCGAACAGGTCGCGCTGCGGGCGCGCCGGCTGGGCCTGCAGACCGGCAATGTCGACTTGCTGGCCGAGATCCGGCTCGAGGCGATCCAGGCGGCCGTGTCCGAACAGAAGCCGACCGTGGCGGTGATCGATTCGATCCAGACGCTCTACAGCGGCGAGCTGACCGCCGCGCCGGGCTCGGTGTCCCAGGTGCGCGAATGCGCGGCGCAGCTGACGCGGCTGGCCAAGCAGACCGGCATCGCCATCGTGATGATCGGCCACGTCACCAAGGACGGCGCGCTGGCCGGACCGCGCGTGCTCGAACACATCGTCGACACGGTGCTGTACTTCGAGGGCGACACGCATTCGTCGTTTCGCCTGGTGCGCGCGTTCAAGAACCGCTTCGGCGCCGTCAACGAGCTGGGCGTGTTCGCCATGACCGACCGCGGCCTGCGCGGCGTGGCCAATCCGTCCGCGCTGTTTCTCTCGCAGCACCAGCAGCAGGTGGCCGGTTCCTGCGTGCTGGCGACCCAGGAAGGGACGCGCCCGCTGCTGGTGGAAGTGCAGGCGCTCGTCGATACTTCGCATGCGCCCAATCCGCGCCGCCTGACGGTGGGGCTGGAGGGTAATCGCCTGGCCATGCTGCTGGCCGTCATGCACCGCCATGCGGGCGTCTCGACCTACGACCAGGACGTATTCGTCAATGCCGTGGGCGGGGTGCGCATCACCGAGCCGGCGGCCGACCTGCCGGTACTGCTGGCCATCATGTCATCGCTGCGCGACAAGCCGCTGCCCGCCGGCCTGGTGGCGTTCGGCGAGATCGGCCTGGCCGGCGAGATCCGGCCCGCGCCGCGCGGCCAGGAGCGCCTGCGCGAAGCGGCCAAGCTGGGGTTCAGCGTTGCGCTGATTCCCAAGGCCAATGCGCCGCGCCAGCCTATCGAAGGGCTGGAGATATGGGCCGTGGATCGGCTGGACGCCGCCCTGGACAAATTGCGTTGA
- a CDS encoding sulfite exporter TauE/SafE family protein, whose translation MSLLVIAACLASGALIGFMGGALGIGGGLIAIPALGLLLGMPQQLAQGTALIMVLPTIMMAVRKYHQHARIDMRVAGAGAAGAVVFTWVGAQLALGIASRTLRLSFAVFLFFIALFYVYQTVRKRAAAAPAAPARPAPVLSPPRASVLGVLCGTLGGFFGVGGAVLAVPIITSVFRLPQTMAQALALTMVIPGSMIALVTYTWAGQADWWIGVPLAAGSLVFVPVGVRLAYRLPERKLRACFAAMLFATVALLIFEA comes from the coding sequence TTGAGTCTGCTGGTAATCGCGGCCTGCCTGGCCAGTGGCGCGCTGATCGGTTTCATGGGTGGCGCGCTGGGCATCGGCGGCGGGCTGATCGCCATTCCCGCGCTGGGGCTGCTGCTGGGCATGCCGCAGCAACTGGCCCAGGGCACGGCGCTCATCATGGTGCTGCCGACCATCATGATGGCGGTGCGCAAGTACCACCAGCATGCGCGCATCGATATGCGCGTGGCCGGCGCCGGCGCGGCGGGCGCCGTGGTGTTCACGTGGGTCGGCGCGCAATTGGCGCTGGGCATCGCCTCGCGCACGCTGCGCCTGAGCTTCGCGGTGTTCCTGTTCTTCATCGCGCTGTTCTATGTCTACCAGACCGTGCGCAAGCGCGCCGCTGCCGCGCCGGCGGCGCCGGCGCGGCCCGCGCCTGTCCTGAGCCCGCCGCGCGCCAGCGTGCTGGGCGTGCTGTGCGGCACGCTGGGCGGGTTCTTCGGCGTGGGCGGCGCGGTGCTGGCCGTGCCCATCATCACTTCGGTGTTCCGCTTGCCGCAGACGATGGCCCAGGCGCTGGCATTGACGATGGTCATTCCCGGTTCGATGATCGCCCTCGTCACCTACACCTGGGCCGGACAGGCCGATTGGTGGATAGGCGTGCCACTGGCGGCGGGCAGCCTGGTGTTCGTGCCGGTGGGGGTACGGCTGGCCTATCGGCTGCCTGAACGCAAGCTGAGAGCCTGCTTTGCCGCCATGCTGTTTGCGACCGTCGCCTTGTTGATCTTCGAGGCCTGA
- a CDS encoding MATE family efflux transporter, whose amino-acid sequence MTPAAAPSPGFGATMRDIARQAWPVLISQWAGISFGVLDTAMTGHASPQDLAAMSLSVSVYITVFVGLMGVVHALIPILAQHFGAGQQREVGSTWGQGVWLALGLSVVGAILMLFPDAWLSLSGDVDPAVRDRVAAYLRALVLALPATLVFRTIYALGTAVSRPKVVMSINLAAVFVKAFCNWVLIYGKFGLPALGAVGAGLATAISGWLSLAAGLWIITHDRYYRRFRLRVGRPDWRALKELLRLGLPMGGSYLVEVSAFTFMALLVAREGTYVSGGHQIMSNLAALCYMMPMALGVATAALTAQAIGAGRPDLAHRTGMAGLALGLLGAALTAAVLLVGRPLIIAAYTDDLEVAAVAASLLAIIPLFHLCDSMQCINSYLLRAHKVAVMPLVLQTVALGGVGLLGGWWLGFGPGRGGLDPLRTALMPGSPAGAGTMWLMAMAGLGLSAVLLHYWYRRIARLALARG is encoded by the coding sequence ATGACGCCTGCCGCCGCCCCCTCGCCCGGGTTCGGCGCGACCATGCGCGACATCGCGCGCCAGGCATGGCCGGTGCTGATCAGCCAGTGGGCCGGCATCTCCTTCGGCGTGCTCGACACCGCCATGACCGGCCACGCCAGCCCGCAGGACCTGGCAGCGATGTCGCTGTCGGTGTCGGTGTACATCACGGTTTTCGTCGGCCTGATGGGCGTGGTGCACGCCCTCATTCCCATCCTGGCGCAACACTTCGGCGCCGGCCAGCAGCGCGAAGTCGGCAGCACCTGGGGCCAGGGCGTATGGCTGGCGCTGGGCCTGTCGGTGGTGGGCGCGATCCTGATGCTGTTTCCCGACGCCTGGCTCTCGCTGTCCGGCGACGTGGACCCGGCCGTGCGCGACCGGGTGGCGGCCTACCTGCGCGCCCTCGTGCTGGCCTTGCCCGCCACGCTGGTGTTTCGCACCATCTACGCCCTGGGCACGGCGGTATCGCGTCCCAAGGTGGTGATGAGCATCAACCTGGCGGCGGTGTTCGTCAAGGCGTTCTGCAACTGGGTGCTGATCTACGGCAAGTTCGGCCTGCCGGCGCTGGGCGCCGTGGGCGCCGGCCTGGCCACCGCCATCTCGGGCTGGCTGAGCCTGGCTGCCGGCCTGTGGATCATCACGCACGACCGCTATTACCGCCGCTTCCGCCTGCGCGTGGGGCGGCCCGACTGGCGCGCGCTCAAAGAGCTGCTGCGCCTGGGCCTGCCGATGGGCGGCTCGTACCTGGTCGAGGTGTCGGCGTTCACGTTCATGGCCCTGCTGGTAGCGCGCGAAGGCACGTACGTGTCCGGCGGACACCAGATCATGTCCAACCTGGCCGCGTTGTGCTACATGATGCCGATGGCGCTGGGGGTGGCGACCGCCGCGTTGACCGCGCAAGCGATCGGCGCGGGCCGCCCCGACCTGGCGCACCGCACCGGCATGGCCGGCCTGGCGCTGGGCCTGCTGGGCGCGGCGCTTACCGCCGCCGTGCTGCTGGTCGGCCGCCCGCTCATCATCGCCGCCTATACCGACGATCTCGAAGTCGCCGCGGTGGCGGCGTCGCTGCTGGCCATCATCCCGCTGTTCCACTTGTGCGACTCGATGCAATGCATCAACTCGTACCTGCTGCGCGCCCACAAGGTCGCCGTCATGCCGCTGGTGCTGCAAACCGTGGCGCTGGGCGGCGTCGGCCTGCTGGGAGGATGGTGGCTGGGATTCGGCCCGGGGCGCGGCGGCCTGGATCCGTTACGTACGGCGCTGATGCCCGGGTCGCCGGCCGGCGCCGGCACGATGTGGCTGATGGCGATGGCCGGACTGGGCTTGTCGGCCGTGCTGCTGCACTACTGGTACCGCCGGATCGCGCGGCTGGCGCTCGCCCGGGGCTGA
- a CDS encoding ArnT family glycosyltransferase, which translates to MSPISRSTPARLTVQATAKLPRLVLLGLSLIYIVAGLFMRDPWKTDDVVGLATMVTALREGGMTWLLPQVGHLAHAEEGPMITWVGGASMWLFGPWLGDITAGRLPNLLWFGIATVSVWYGTYLLGRRAEAQPLKLPFGGEPAARDYGRMLADAALLLLLATVGILQRLHETSVVPAIMAWQALAFYAMARTLDRPFLGATTLGVAVAGAFLTRGWIGAAPVMVAAVLAFYPRSLLWQRVRWLPWAALIAAALMLAWWLPATLAEGSDYWIRNWKTWTLASYDWPDLRITGRTLRDLPWYLWPTWPLALLAIWRWRAWLYAPHIWVPLVLAATAALMLLFLDGPNDAEYAMLAVPCAILGAFSLPTLRRGVVNTLDWFAVMCFSLTAATAWLGWVALHFGWPAQISRNIARQTTGYEASISWLASALALVISAAWVVLVVWRLRSRPLALWRGTVLSAGGLTATWILLVLLWQPAVDYARSYRTVSGQLAEALQANLQPGECMRGLSLGSGQRASFLVFDNMSFTYDSKCTLVLQQTTHSSLRDGTAAYSDGATELWRGGRRADRHEVFRLLRVTPTR; encoded by the coding sequence GTGTCTCCCATTTCGCGCTCTACTCCGGCCCGGCTGACGGTGCAAGCTACCGCCAAGCTGCCCCGGCTCGTCCTGCTTGGCCTGTCGCTGATCTATATCGTGGCGGGCCTGTTCATGCGCGACCCGTGGAAGACCGACGACGTGGTCGGGCTGGCCACCATGGTCACCGCGCTGCGCGAAGGCGGCATGACCTGGCTGCTGCCGCAGGTGGGGCACCTGGCGCACGCCGAGGAAGGCCCGATGATCACCTGGGTCGGCGGCGCCTCGATGTGGCTGTTCGGCCCATGGCTGGGCGATATCACGGCCGGCCGCCTGCCCAACCTGCTGTGGTTCGGCATCGCCACGGTCAGCGTCTGGTACGGCACCTATCTGCTGGGCCGGCGCGCCGAGGCCCAGCCGCTGAAACTGCCTTTCGGCGGCGAGCCGGCGGCGCGCGACTACGGCCGCATGCTGGCCGACGCAGCCCTGCTGCTGCTGCTGGCCACGGTGGGCATCCTGCAGCGCCTGCACGAAACCTCGGTGGTGCCGGCCATCATGGCCTGGCAGGCGCTCGCGTTCTACGCCATGGCCCGCACGCTGGATCGCCCTTTCCTGGGCGCCACCACCCTGGGGGTGGCGGTGGCCGGCGCCTTCCTGACGCGCGGCTGGATCGGCGCCGCGCCGGTGATGGTGGCCGCGGTGCTGGCGTTCTACCCGCGCAGCCTGCTGTGGCAGCGGGTACGCTGGCTGCCGTGGGCGGCCTTGATCGCCGCCGCGCTGATGCTGGCCTGGTGGCTGCCCGCCACCCTGGCCGAGGGCAGCGACTACTGGATACGCAACTGGAAAACCTGGACCCTGGCCTCGTACGACTGGCCGGACCTGCGCATCACCGGCCGCACGCTGCGCGACCTGCCCTGGTACCTGTGGCCGACCTGGCCGCTGGCCCTGCTGGCGATCTGGCGCTGGCGCGCCTGGCTGTATGCGCCCCATATCTGGGTGCCGCTGGTGCTGGCCGCCACCGCGGCGCTGATGCTGCTGTTCCTGGACGGGCCCAATGACGCCGAGTACGCCATGCTGGCGGTGCCTTGCGCCATCCTGGGCGCCTTCTCGCTGCCCACGCTGCGGCGCGGCGTGGTCAATACGCTGGACTGGTTCGCGGTGATGTGCTTTTCGCTTACCGCGGCCACCGCCTGGCTGGGCTGGGTGGCGCTGCATTTCGGCTGGCCGGCGCAGATTTCGCGCAATATCGCCCGCCAGACCACGGGCTACGAAGCCTCCATTTCCTGGCTGGCCAGCGCGCTGGCGCTGGTCATCTCGGCCGCCTGGGTCGTGCTGGTCGTCTGGCGCCTGCGCAGCCGTCCGCTGGCGCTGTGGCGCGGCACGGTGCTGTCGGCCGGCGGCCTGACCGCCACCTGGATCCTGCTGGTGCTGCTGTGGCAGCCCGCGGTGGACTATGCGCGCAGCTACCGCACCGTATCGGGCCAGCTGGCCGAGGCGCTGCAGGCCAACCTCCAGCCGGGCGAGTGCATGCGCGGCCTGAGTCTGGGCAGCGGGCAGCGCGCCTCGTTCCTGGTGTTCGACAACATGTCGTTCACCTACGATTCCAAATGCACGCTGGTGCTGCAGCAGACTACCCACAGCAGCCTGCGCGACGGCACCGCCGCCTACAGCGACGGCGCCACCGAATTGTGGCGCGGCGGCCGCCGCGCCGACCGGCACGAAGTCTTCCGCCTGCTGCGCGTCACGCCCACCCGATGA
- a CDS encoding type B 50S ribosomal protein L31, whose protein sequence is MKEGIHPEYREVVFMDVQTGNKFVTRSTIHTRETVEIDGKTYPLFKCDVTSESHPFYTGAQTRIVETGRVEKFRARFARTAGTVKSAS, encoded by the coding sequence ATGAAAGAAGGCATTCACCCCGAATACCGCGAAGTGGTGTTCATGGACGTTCAGACGGGCAACAAGTTCGTCACCCGCTCGACCATCCACACCCGCGAAACCGTCGAAATCGACGGCAAGACGTACCCGCTCTTCAAGTGCGACGTGACGTCCGAATCGCACCCGTTCTACACCGGCGCGCAGACGCGTATCGTCGAGACCGGCCGCGTGGAAAAATTCCGCGCCCGCTTCGCCCGCACCGCCGGGACGGTCAAGTCGGCGTCCTGA
- the kynA gene encoding tryptophan 2,3-dioxygenase: MQPTPTQRPEAIVHDEKAQLDFARDMSYGDYLHLDELLGAQHPLSPEHNEMLFIVQHQTSELWMKLMLHELRAAIAAIQQDRLQPAFKMLARVSKILEQLVSAWDVLATMTPPEYSALRPYLAHSSGFQSYQYRQIEYLLGNKNAAMLQPHAHRADLLAQVRAAFEAPSLYDEALRFLARSGLAVPAGALQRDWTQPYRADDQVEQAWLTVYRQSERYWNQYQLGEKLTDLEDAFRLWRFRHVTTVERIIGFKRGTGGTSGVTYLRKMLEVVLFPEIWKLRTDL, encoded by the coding sequence ATGCAGCCCACCCCTACGCAACGCCCCGAAGCCATCGTGCACGACGAAAAAGCCCAGCTCGATTTCGCGCGCGACATGAGTTATGGCGACTACCTGCACCTGGACGAACTCCTGGGCGCCCAGCACCCGCTCTCGCCCGAGCACAACGAAATGCTGTTCATCGTGCAGCACCAGACCAGCGAGCTGTGGATGAAGCTGATGCTGCACGAACTGCGCGCGGCGATCGCCGCGATCCAGCAGGACCGCCTGCAGCCGGCGTTCAAGATGCTGGCGCGTGTCAGCAAGATCCTGGAGCAACTGGTGTCGGCCTGGGATGTGCTGGCCACCATGACACCGCCCGAATACTCGGCCCTGCGCCCCTACCTCGCGCACTCCAGCGGCTTCCAGAGCTATCAGTACCGCCAGATCGAATACCTGCTGGGCAACAAGAACGCCGCGATGCTGCAGCCCCACGCCCACCGCGCCGACCTGCTGGCGCAGGTACGCGCCGCCTTCGAGGCGCCCTCGCTGTACGACGAGGCGCTGCGGTTCCTGGCCCGCAGCGGCCTGGCCGTGCCGGCCGGCGCGCTGCAGCGCGACTGGACCCAGCCCTACCGGGCCGACGACCAGGTCGAACAGGCCTGGCTGACCGTCTACCGGCAATCCGAGCGCTACTGGAACCAATACCAGCTGGGCGAAAAGCTGACCGACCTGGAAGACGCCTTCCGCCTGTGGCGTTTTCGCCACGTGACCACGGTGGAGCGCATCATCGGCTTCAAGCGCGGCACCGGCGGCACCTCCGGCGTCACTTACCTGCGCAAGATGCTGGAGGTGGTGCTGTTTCCGGAAATCTGGAAATTGAGGACGGATCTCTGA
- the kynB gene encoding arylformamidase — MKRLWDISPPVSADSPVFPGDTPYRQQWKWSLTPDCPVNVSEITLSPHIGAHADAPLHYENGAAAIGAVALEPFLGPCRVIHAIGCGPLILPEHLAHAQAGLPPRVLVRTARHAALQWWVDDFSAYAPQTIEWLAGRGVTLIGIDTPSIDPASSKTLDSHHAIRRHDMRVLENLRLDDVDEGDYELIALPLALVQADASPVRAVLRELA; from the coding sequence ATGAAGCGCCTGTGGGACATTTCACCGCCGGTTTCTGCCGACTCGCCGGTTTTCCCGGGCGACACGCCATATCGCCAGCAATGGAAATGGTCGCTGACGCCGGATTGCCCGGTCAATGTCAGCGAGATCACCCTGTCGCCCCACATCGGCGCCCACGCCGACGCGCCGCTGCACTATGAGAATGGCGCGGCCGCCATAGGCGCCGTCGCGCTCGAACCCTTCCTGGGCCCCTGTCGCGTCATCCACGCCATCGGCTGCGGCCCGCTCATCCTGCCCGAGCACCTGGCGCATGCCCAGGCCGGCCTGCCGCCGCGGGTACTGGTGCGCACGGCGCGCCACGCGGCGCTGCAATGGTGGGTGGACGATTTCTCCGCCTATGCGCCCCAGACCATCGAATGGCTGGCCGGACGCGGCGTCACGCTGATCGGCATCGACACGCCCAGCATAGATCCCGCGTCCAGCAAGACCCTGGACAGCCATCACGCCATCCGGCGGCACGACATGCGCGTACTCGAGAACCTCCGCCTGGACGACGTGGACGAAGGCGATTACGAACTGATCGCGCTGCCGCTGGCGCTGGTCCAGGCCGACGCCAGTCCGGTGCGCGCCGTGTTGCGCGAACTGGCCTGA
- the radC gene encoding RadC family protein, protein MSLPEPLLRADWPRERLLRHGAATLSDPELLALALRTGVAGCNAVQLGHDLLRRFGGLRGLLGTSPAELQVVPGLGTAKACVLAAVLELARRTLEEDLVRQDALANPDLVRRYCQAALGHRKVEHCIALYLDARLKLIICAEVARGTLTQAQIYPREIVREALRHHAAALILTHNHPGGTAAASAADIAMTRQIRQALALIDVRLIDHVIVAGAATVSMAAQGHL, encoded by the coding sequence ATGAGTCTGCCCGAACCCCTGCTCCGCGCCGACTGGCCGCGCGAACGCCTGCTGCGCCACGGCGCCGCGACGCTGAGCGATCCCGAGCTGCTGGCGCTGGCGCTGCGCACCGGCGTGGCGGGCTGCAACGCGGTCCAGCTGGGGCACGACCTGCTGCGCCGGTTCGGCGGCCTGCGCGGCCTGCTCGGCACCTCGCCGGCGGAGCTGCAGGTGGTGCCCGGACTGGGAACCGCCAAGGCCTGCGTACTGGCCGCGGTGCTGGAACTGGCCCGCCGCACGCTCGAAGAAGACCTGGTGCGCCAGGACGCCCTGGCCAACCCCGACCTGGTGCGCCGCTATTGCCAGGCGGCCCTGGGCCACCGCAAGGTCGAGCACTGCATCGCCCTGTACCTGGACGCGCGGCTCAAGCTGATCATCTGCGCCGAAGTCGCCCGCGGCACCTTGACCCAGGCGCAGATCTACCCGCGCGAAATCGTCCGCGAGGCATTGCGCCACCACGCGGCCGCGCTGATCCTGACCCACAACCATCCGGGCGGCACCGCCGCCGCCAGCGCCGCGGACATCGCCATGACGCGCCAGATCAGGCAGGCGCTGGCCCTGATCGACGTGCGGCTGATCGACCACGTCATCGTGGCCGGCGCCGCCACGGTATCGATGGCCGCGCAAGGACACCTCTGA
- a CDS encoding FKBP-type peptidyl-prolyl cis-trans isomerase, which yields MSAASENVNVLVRPDSYLTLHYRIVLASGPAEGSVFTDTFDGRPATLQMGSGQWAPGLEAALLDHAEGERFSVALAPAQAYGERNPDLIQKVTRAMLAEHAGADATFEPGDLVEFAAPNGGRYSGVLKEINADWAMFDFNHPLAGTALRVDVAILGVL from the coding sequence TTGAGCGCCGCCTCTGAGAATGTGAATGTTTTGGTCCGTCCGGACTCCTACCTCACCCTGCATTACCGCATCGTGCTGGCCTCGGGGCCTGCCGAGGGCTCGGTGTTCACGGATACCTTCGATGGTCGCCCGGCAACGCTGCAGATGGGCAGCGGCCAGTGGGCCCCCGGCCTCGAAGCCGCCTTGCTCGACCATGCGGAGGGCGAGCGCTTCAGCGTGGCGCTGGCGCCGGCTCAGGCCTATGGCGAGCGCAATCCGGACCTGATCCAGAAAGTGACGCGCGCCATGCTGGCCGAGCATGCGGGCGCCGATGCCACCTTCGAGCCCGGCGACCTGGTCGAGTTCGCCGCGCCCAATGGCGGGCGCTACTCGGGCGTGCTGAAGGAAATCAACGCCGATTGGGCGATGTTCGACTTCAACCATCCGCTGGCCGGCACCGCTTTGCGCGTGGATGTCGCCATCCTGGGAGTGCTGTGA
- the ispH gene encoding 4-hydroxy-3-methylbut-2-enyl diphosphate reductase has protein sequence MTAEVTAADAEVLLAQPRGFCAGVDRAIDIVERALELHGAPIYVRHEIVHNRYVVEDLRGKGAVFIDELDQAPAGAIVVFSAHGVSQAVRGEAEARGLRVFDATCPLVTKVHIEVARMRAAGREIVMIGHKGHPEVEGTLGQAQGGMYLVETVEDVAALQVSDPGNLAYVTQTTLSVDDAAAVAGALKARFPGIVEPKKSDICYATQNRQDAVKLLAPECDLVLVVGSTNSSNSNRLREVAERKGVAAYLIDGAHAIDPAWLQGRRSIGITAGASAPEVLVQQVVERVRELGAVSVRTMPGLEESVAFPLPKGLSRKIAQTESLE, from the coding sequence ATGACCGCTGAAGTGACCGCCGCCGATGCCGAGGTCCTGCTGGCGCAGCCGCGTGGCTTCTGTGCCGGCGTGGATCGCGCCATCGACATCGTCGAGCGCGCGCTCGAGCTGCATGGCGCGCCGATCTACGTGCGCCACGAGATCGTCCACAACCGCTACGTGGTCGAGGATTTGCGCGGCAAGGGCGCCGTGTTCATCGACGAACTGGACCAGGCGCCCGCCGGCGCCATCGTGGTGTTCTCGGCGCACGGCGTGTCGCAGGCGGTGCGCGGCGAAGCCGAGGCGCGCGGCCTGCGGGTGTTCGATGCGACCTGCCCGCTGGTGACCAAGGTGCACATCGAAGTGGCGCGCATGCGCGCGGCCGGGCGCGAGATCGTCATGATCGGGCACAAGGGCCATCCCGAGGTGGAGGGCACGCTCGGGCAGGCGCAGGGCGGCATGTACCTGGTCGAAACGGTCGAGGATGTCGCGGCGCTGCAGGTCAGCGATCCGGGCAACCTGGCCTACGTCACGCAAACCACGCTGTCGGTGGACGACGCCGCGGCGGTCGCGGGCGCGCTCAAGGCGCGCTTTCCGGGCATCGTCGAGCCCAAGAAAAGCGACATCTGCTACGCCACCCAGAACCGCCAGGACGCCGTCAAGCTGCTGGCGCCGGAGTGCGACCTGGTGCTGGTCGTGGGCAGCACCAACAGCTCCAATTCCAACCGGCTGCGCGAAGTGGCCGAGCGCAAGGGCGTGGCGGCCTACCTGATCGACGGCGCGCACGCCATCGACCCGGCATGGCTGCAGGGCAGGCGCAGCATCGGCATCACGGCCGGCGCGTCGGCGCCCGAGGTGCTGGTGCAGCAGGTGGTCGAGCGCGTACGCGAGCTCGGCGCGGTGTCGGTGCGCACCATGCCCGGCCTGGAGGAGAGCGTGGCTTTCCCCCTGCCCAAGGGGTTGTCGCGCAAGATCGCCCAGACCGAATCCCTCGAATGA
- the maiA gene encoding maleylacetoacetate isomerase yields the protein MELYSYFRSSAAYRVRIALNLKGLQYDYRAVHLLKDGGQQLAPQYCALNPNALVPALVDGDAVLTQSLAIVEYLEETHPQPPLLPSDALGRARVRAIAQTIACDIHPLNNLRVLKYLKHELKVSEEAKNAWYKHWVELGLAGVEAMLAGAPHTGRFCHGDAPTLADLCLVPQLANARRFGCDLSAMPTLARIEAACAELPAFQQAAPAAQPDAE from the coding sequence ATGGAGTTGTACAGCTATTTCCGCAGTTCGGCCGCCTATCGGGTGCGCATCGCTCTCAACCTGAAGGGCCTGCAGTACGACTATCGCGCCGTGCACTTGCTCAAGGATGGCGGCCAGCAATTGGCGCCGCAGTACTGCGCGCTCAATCCGAATGCCCTGGTGCCGGCGCTGGTCGACGGCGACGCGGTCCTGACCCAGTCGCTGGCCATTGTCGAATATCTCGAGGAAACCCATCCGCAGCCGCCGCTGCTGCCGTCCGATGCGCTCGGCCGCGCCCGCGTGCGCGCGATCGCGCAGACCATCGCCTGCGACATCCATCCGTTGAACAACCTGCGCGTGCTGAAGTATCTCAAGCACGAGCTCAAGGTCAGCGAAGAGGCCAAGAACGCCTGGTACAAGCACTGGGTGGAACTGGGTCTCGCGGGGGTCGAGGCCATGCTGGCCGGCGCGCCGCATACCGGGCGCTTCTGCCATGGCGACGCGCCGACCCTGGCCGATCTGTGCCTGGTGCCGCAACTGGCCAATGCGCGCCGCTTCGGCTGCGATCTGTCGGCCATGCCGACGCTGGCCCGCATCGAAGCGGCATGCGCCGAATTGCCCGCTTTTCAGCAGGCAGCGCCTGCCGCGCAGCCCGACGCCGAGTAG
- a CDS encoding cupin domain-containing protein — translation MAMHHARSGELIDLRPLGESLRETVSQALVRADHLEVMRLVLPRDQQLPSHAIDASAITIQCLEGAVMLTAQDTTQRMPAGTLVYLAPGVAHAVKALEDSTLLVTLMLARP, via the coding sequence ATGGCCATGCATCACGCCCGCTCGGGCGAACTGATCGACTTGCGCCCGCTGGGCGAATCGCTGCGCGAGACCGTCTCGCAGGCGCTGGTGCGCGCCGACCACCTGGAAGTGATGCGCCTGGTGCTGCCGCGCGATCAGCAGCTGCCCAGCCACGCCATCGACGCCAGCGCGATCACCATCCAGTGCCTGGAAGGCGCCGTCATGCTGACCGCGCAGGACACGACGCAACGCATGCCCGCCGGCACGCTGGTCTACCTGGCGCCGGGCGTCGCGCATGCCGTAAAAGCCCTGGAAGACAGCACCCTGCTGGTCACGCTGATGCTGGCGCGCCCCTGA